A stretch of the Archangium violaceum genome encodes the following:
- the murD gene encoding UDP-N-acetylmuramoyl-L-alanine--D-glutamate ligase, translating to MTPDLKDWKVVVYGLAKSGLAAIRLLRAKGARVTALDARTEEALGETAHELKALGVTLVSGPTPPGLLESQRLVVVSPGVPLALPEIQKARAAGVPVWGEVELAWRYLSHLPLIGITGTNGKSTTTALTGELFSSSGKRTFVGGNLGRPLAEAALSPGEWEALVVELSSFQLEGIDTLKPLGSTLLNLTPDHIDRYESHAAYGAAKARIFRNQAQGDFTVVNADDADVMRLVEAAKVPVYGFSLTGRPVAAAPRLAGMAVAQPGGFRFEGAGEKGESFTLTNRALRGGHNAQNAMAAALLARLAGVPHEAVQAGLDSYPGLPHRLESVRVLDGVEWVNDSKATNVDSVLVALRAFQKDVLLIAGGKGKGAPYAPLVDEGRGMVKGVLTIGQDAETIARAYEGSAPVYACGTLDEAVRRARVLAKSGDTVLLSPACASYDQFQNFEHRGDTFKRLVREL from the coding sequence ATGACGCCCGACCTGAAGGACTGGAAGGTAGTGGTGTACGGGCTCGCCAAGAGCGGGCTGGCCGCCATCCGCCTGCTGCGGGCGAAGGGCGCGCGGGTGACGGCGCTGGACGCCCGTACCGAGGAGGCGCTGGGCGAGACGGCACACGAGCTGAAGGCCCTGGGCGTGACGCTCGTCTCCGGGCCCACGCCGCCGGGGCTGCTGGAGTCGCAGCGGCTCGTGGTGGTGAGCCCGGGTGTGCCGCTGGCGCTGCCGGAGATTCAGAAGGCGCGCGCCGCGGGCGTGCCCGTCTGGGGCGAGGTGGAGCTGGCCTGGCGCTACCTCTCGCACCTGCCGCTCATCGGCATCACCGGCACCAACGGCAAGAGCACCACCACGGCGCTCACCGGGGAGCTCTTCTCGAGCAGCGGCAAGCGCACCTTCGTGGGTGGCAACCTCGGGCGTCCGCTGGCCGAGGCGGCCCTGTCTCCCGGTGAGTGGGAGGCACTGGTGGTGGAGCTCTCCAGCTTCCAGCTCGAGGGCATCGACACGCTGAAGCCGCTCGGCTCCACCCTCCTCAACCTCACGCCGGACCACATCGACCGGTACGAGAGCCACGCGGCCTATGGCGCGGCCAAGGCCCGCATCTTCCGCAACCAGGCCCAGGGCGACTTCACCGTGGTGAACGCGGACGACGCGGACGTGATGCGGCTGGTCGAGGCCGCGAAGGTGCCCGTCTACGGCTTCAGCCTCACCGGGCGTCCGGTGGCCGCGGCTCCCAGGCTGGCCGGCATGGCGGTGGCGCAGCCGGGCGGCTTCCGCTTCGAGGGGGCGGGGGAGAAGGGCGAGTCCTTCACCCTCACCAACCGCGCGCTGCGGGGAGGCCACAACGCGCAGAACGCGATGGCGGCGGCGCTGCTGGCGCGGCTGGCCGGCGTGCCGCACGAGGCGGTGCAGGCCGGGCTGGACAGCTACCCGGGTCTTCCCCACCGGCTGGAGAGCGTGCGCGTGCTGGACGGCGTGGAGTGGGTGAACGACTCCAAGGCCACCAACGTGGACTCCGTGCTGGTGGCCCTGCGCGCCTTCCAGAAGGACGTGCTCCTCATCGCCGGTGGCAAGGGCAAGGGCGCCCCCTACGCGCCCTTGGTGGACGAGGGCCGCGGCATGGTGAAGGGTGTGCTCACCATCGGCCAGGACGCGGAGACGATTGCCCGCGCCTACGAGGGAAGCGCGCCCGTGTACGCCTGCGGAACGCTCGACGAAGCTGTACGGCGGGCCAGGGTCCTGGCAAAGTCTGGTGACACTGTACTTTTGTCGCCAGCGTGTGCGTCCTACGATCAGTTCCAGAACTTCGAGCACCGGGGCGACACGTTCAAACGCCTCGTGAGGGAACTCTGA
- the ftsW gene encoding putative lipid II flippase FtsW, with product MKATTAPSAAPVRFDSLLLCAVLSLVSLGLVMVYSASAVMAQDKLGDSLYFLNRQLMAAGMGVVAMAVGMRVGWRRLARLAYPLLLVTLVLMVLVLIPGIGTTAGGARRWIRFPGFGLQPAEVAKVAWVVYLSYSLAKKREKVATFSVGFLPHLLLCGLLVGLCMLQPDFGSSVLLVFLLFALLFAAGTKVSYLVGSVLLALPLAYAAIASSPYRMKRVLAFLDPWAHRHDIGYQVAESLMSIGSGGLTGLGLGDGRQKLFFLPEAHTDFIFAIIGEELGLLGVVLLVSLYAIVIWRGIRASLAAPETFGTYLGLGLTSIIAFQATVNMCVAMGLLPTKGLTLPFVSYGGTSLVVLMGAAGVLLSLSASAEPAGNRTLRSGGDMREVAA from the coding sequence ATGAAGGCGACCACTGCTCCCTCCGCGGCCCCGGTACGGTTCGACTCGCTGCTCCTGTGCGCCGTGCTGTCGCTCGTGTCGCTCGGCCTGGTGATGGTGTACTCGGCGAGCGCCGTCATGGCGCAGGACAAGCTGGGCGACAGCCTCTACTTCCTCAACCGGCAGCTGATGGCGGCCGGGATGGGCGTGGTGGCGATGGCGGTGGGGATGAGGGTGGGCTGGCGCCGGCTGGCGCGGCTCGCGTACCCGCTGCTGCTGGTGACGCTGGTGCTGATGGTGCTGGTGCTCATCCCGGGCATCGGCACCACGGCGGGCGGCGCGCGGCGGTGGATCCGCTTCCCGGGCTTCGGCCTGCAGCCGGCCGAGGTGGCCAAGGTCGCCTGGGTCGTCTACCTGTCCTACTCGCTGGCCAAGAAGCGCGAGAAGGTGGCCACCTTCTCCGTGGGCTTCCTCCCGCACCTGCTGCTGTGCGGCCTGCTGGTGGGCCTTTGCATGCTGCAGCCGGACTTCGGCAGCTCGGTGCTGCTGGTGTTCCTGCTCTTCGCGCTGCTGTTCGCCGCGGGCACCAAGGTGAGCTACCTGGTGGGCTCGGTGCTGCTGGCGCTGCCCCTGGCGTACGCGGCCATCGCGAGCAGCCCCTACCGCATGAAGCGCGTGCTGGCCTTCCTGGACCCGTGGGCCCACCGGCACGACATCGGCTACCAGGTGGCCGAGTCCCTCATGTCCATCGGCTCGGGCGGGCTCACGGGCCTGGGGTTGGGAGACGGACGGCAGAAGCTCTTCTTCCTCCCCGAGGCCCACACGGACTTCATCTTCGCCATCATCGGCGAGGAGCTGGGCCTGCTCGGGGTGGTGCTGCTGGTGTCGCTCTACGCCATCGTCATCTGGCGCGGCATCCGCGCGAGCCTCGCGGCGCCGGAGACGTTCGGCACGTACCTGGGCCTGGGCCTCACGTCCATCATCGCCTTTCAAGCCACTGTCAACATGTGCGTGGCGATGGGGCTGTTGCCGACTAAAGGACTGACGCTTCCCTTCGTCTCCTACGGAGGCACCTCACTGGTGGTGTTGATGGGGGCGGCCGGTGTATTGCTCTCGCTCAGTGCCAGCGCGGAACCCGCTGGCAACCGGACCCTGCGCTCCGGCGGTGACATGAGGGAGGTGGCGGCGTGA
- the murG gene encoding undecaprenyldiphospho-muramoylpentapeptide beta-N-acetylglucosaminyltransferase, which produces MKVLIAGGGTGGHLYPGIALAEEVVTRHHANQVVFVGTERGLESRVVPREGYPLELIQAQGLKGKGFVGLIKGLLALPMAFIASIRILQRHKPDVVVGVGGYASGPVVLAAALMGIPTAVQEQNALPGLTNKLLGRFVRVVFTAFEEAGAFFPSRKVQLVGNPIRRKLMENFLRSRVAHEKFSLLVFGGSLGARGINQRMIDALDHLQDIKEQLHIVHQTGKNDLESVRKGYADKGFADQAQVVEFIEDMSSAYARAELVVCRAGATTLSELTVAKKASILIPFPFATDNHQEVNAQALVKAGAALMFRESELTGERLAAEIRRLKENPEARRQMEKKAGLLGRPEAAKELADVLVDLMVKTYGPYGRAEARGEDPNPKKPKKSNDGEKKPGGSGETQAGGSSEKQV; this is translated from the coding sequence GTGAAGGTGCTCATCGCGGGCGGCGGTACGGGCGGACATCTGTACCCGGGCATCGCCCTGGCCGAAGAGGTCGTCACGCGCCACCACGCCAACCAGGTGGTGTTCGTGGGGACGGAGCGGGGCCTGGAGTCCCGCGTGGTGCCCCGCGAGGGCTACCCCCTGGAGCTCATCCAGGCGCAGGGCCTCAAGGGCAAGGGCTTCGTGGGCCTCATCAAGGGCCTGCTCGCGCTGCCCATGGCCTTCATCGCGTCCATCCGCATCCTCCAGCGCCACAAGCCGGACGTGGTGGTGGGCGTGGGTGGCTACGCCAGCGGGCCCGTGGTGCTCGCGGCGGCGCTGATGGGCATCCCCACCGCGGTGCAGGAGCAGAACGCGCTGCCCGGCCTCACCAACAAGCTGCTCGGCAGGTTCGTGCGCGTCGTCTTCACCGCCTTCGAGGAGGCGGGCGCCTTCTTCCCCTCGCGCAAGGTTCAGCTCGTCGGCAACCCCATCCGCCGCAAGCTGATGGAGAACTTCCTGCGCTCGCGCGTGGCGCACGAGAAGTTCTCCCTGCTCGTCTTCGGCGGCAGCCTCGGCGCGCGCGGCATCAACCAGCGGATGATCGACGCGCTGGACCACCTCCAGGACATCAAGGAGCAGCTCCACATCGTCCACCAGACGGGGAAGAACGACCTCGAGTCGGTGCGCAAGGGCTACGCGGACAAGGGCTTCGCCGACCAGGCCCAGGTGGTGGAGTTCATCGAGGACATGTCCAGCGCGTACGCCAGGGCGGAGCTCGTCGTCTGCCGGGCGGGCGCCACCACGCTCTCCGAGCTGACGGTGGCCAAGAAGGCCAGCATCCTCATTCCCTTCCCCTTCGCCACGGACAACCACCAGGAGGTGAATGCCCAGGCGCTGGTGAAGGCCGGCGCGGCGCTCATGTTCCGCGAGTCGGAGCTGACGGGGGAGAGGCTGGCCGCGGAGATCCGCCGCCTCAAGGAGAACCCGGAGGCGCGCCGGCAGATGGAGAAGAAGGCGGGCCTGCTGGGCCGCCCCGAGGCCGCCAAGGAGCTGGCGGACGTGCTGGTGGACCTGATGGTGAAGACGTACGGGCCCTACGGCCGGGCCGAGGCCCGCGGCGAGGACCCCAACCCGAAGAAGCCGAAGAAGTCCAACGACGGCGAGAAGAAGCCCGGCGGCAGCGGCGAGACGCAGGCCGGTGGCAGCAGCGAGAAGCAGGTCTGA